A DNA window from Mya arenaria isolate MELC-2E11 chromosome 17, ASM2691426v1 contains the following coding sequences:
- the LOC128223447 gene encoding heat shock 70 kDa protein 12B-like, whose amino-acid sequence MAETKDGFQVVAAIDFGTTYSGYAFSFRNNPMDITTNFWKSGTAGLISLKTPTCILCDKKGEFNAFGFEAERKYAAVAGEGKQNEWTLFRRFKMILHNETAGIASERLQLALEPEVASIWCQTDSPSSTIALAGPGTQYMVVDLGGGTADISVHERLQWLFEGNRKGQRWSLGRNKCR is encoded by the exons ATGGCAGAGACAAAAGACGGATTTCAGGTTGTTGCAGCAATAGATTTTGGAACAACTTACAGTGGATATGCGTTTTCATTTCGTAATAATCCTATGGATATAACAACCAATTTTTGGAAGTCTGGGACAGCGGGACTTATATCCTTAAAAACTCCAACATGCATTCTATGCGATAAAAAGGGAGAATTCAATGCGTTTGGTTTTGAAGCGGAAAGAAAGTATGCAGCTGTTGCAGGGGAAGGCAAACAGAACGAGTGGACGCTGTTCCGAAGATTTAAGATGATTCTACACAATGAAACG GCTGGAATCGCAAGCGAACGTTTACAGCTTGCCCTAGAGCCTGAAGTTGCTTCCATCTGGTGTCAGACCGACAGTCCCAGTTCAACCATTGCCCTGGCAGGCCCCGGCACTCAATACATGGTTGTCGACCTTGGAG GAGGCACAGCAGATATATCAGTCCATGAACGATTACAATGGCTCTTTGAAGGAAATCGAAAAGGCCAGCGGTGGTCCCTGGGGCGGAATAAATGTAGATGA
- the LOC128224619 gene encoding heat shock 70 kDa protein 12A-like — translation MMVVRLVVALDLGTTYSGYAFSASSDPLTIVSNVWNSGSGQLMSSKSPTCVLLHNDMFHSFGYDAENKYVQVIDDEDRNDWRLFRRFKMVLHKQATLSRSTTTIADTRGDYMEAFPIFTMALGYLKKSALEHIKKQRGEVSMENVTFVITVPAIWDDNAKQFMREAATEAGIDTSKLKFALEPEAASIWCESHSAEASIALAGTGTRYMVVDLGGGTADISVHERNEDGTLREIHRASGGNWGGTNVDAKFIELLQDLFGREILHAWKRDNQDDYMELLRTFEAEKLAFGPDLDTKLTLEVPESLFDSTTLDLTRYEDKIEVKPYKLRFETKNFGTIFFDDLITKIVNHLKKLFEKSGLEFVQTIVLVGGFAECRYLQVKVKAEFSEKRLIVPDDPGMSVLKGAVKYGHFPLIVTSRIMRYTYGIEARRKFDERIHKHIKPVYNQEANCHVVEKCFQMFVPVDKEIKTDSKFTQTFKTFYGCNETHINIFRSPQKAPSMVTDPECVKVGTVKIRHSKEPFKIYVTFMFGKTELIVKARIQETGKEAIVKLDCLNDTHL, via the exons aTGATGGTGGTGAGGCTGGTGGTTGCTTTGGATCTCGGAACAACATATAGCGGATATGCTTTCTCCGCAAGTTCCGATCCATTAACGATCGTATCAAACGTATGGAATTCTGGATCAGGACAGCTCATGTCGTCAAAATCACCAACATGCGTACTTCTTCACAACGACATGTTTCATTCCTTTGGATACGACGCAGAAAACAAATACGTTCAGGTTATAGACGACGAAGACAGAAACGACTGGCGTCTATTTAGAAGATTCAAGATGGTCTTGCACAAACAAGCG ACATTATCaagatcaacaacaacaatcgcAGATACCAGAGGGGACTACATGGAAGCCTTCCCGATATTTACTATGGCCTTAGGGTATCTGAAAAAATCGGCACTtgaacatataaaaaaacagcGTGGCGAGGTATCAATGGAGAACGTTACATTTGTTATAACTGTTCCGGCGATTTGGGATGACAATGCAAAGCAATTCATGAGGGAAGCGGCGACCGAG GCCGGGATAGACACTTCGAAACTTAAGTTTGCTCTAGAACCAGAGGCTGCATCCATCTGGTGTGAGTCACATAGTGCCGAGGCGAGCATTGCTCTGGCAGGAACTGGGACACGTTATATGGTCGTGGATCTAGGAG GAGGGACAGCTGATATTTCAGTTCATGAAAGGAATGAAGACGGAACATTGAGGGAAATACACAGAGCTAGTGGTGGTAATTGGGGTGGAACGAATGTTGATGCCAAGTTCATTGAACTGTTACAAGACTTGTTTGGTAGAGAAATACTGCATGCATGGAAGAGAGATAACCAAGATGATTATATGGAACTCCTAAGAACCTTTGAAGCAGAAAAATTGGCGTTTGGACCAGACCTTGACACCAAACTGACCCTCGAAGTTCCGGAAAGTTTATTTGACAGCACAACTCTTGATCTGACAAGATATGAAGACAAGATTGAAGTAAAACCTTATAAACTTAGATTCGAGACGAAGAATTTCGGAACAATATTCTTTGATGATCTCATAACAAAGATTGTTAACCATTTAAAGAAACTCTTTGAGAAATCAGGACTTGAATTTGTTCAAACAATAGTCTTAGTGGGAGGGTTTGCCGAATGCagatatttacaagtaaaagtTAAAGCAGAATTTAGTGAAAAAAGATTAATTGTGCCCGACGATCCTGGTATGTCGGTCCTTAAAGGGGCAGTAAAATATGGTCATTTTCCACTGATTGTAACATCCAGAATAATGCGATATACATACGGAATAGAAGCTCGTCGTAAATTTGATGAAAggatacacaaacatataaagcCAGTGTACAACCAGGAGGCAAATTGTCACGTAGTtgaaaaatgctttcaaatgtTTGTGCCCGTGGATAAAGAAATAAAGACCGACTCTAAATTTACTCAAACATTTAAGACATTTTATGGCTGTAATGAAACTCATATCAATATATTTCGGTCACCACAAAAAGCTCCTTCGATGGTAACAGACCCTGagtgtgttaaagtaggcactGTGAAAATACGGCATTCTAAGGAACCTTTCAAAATATACGTCACATTCATGTTTGGTAAAACCGAGCTGATAGTTAAAGCTAGGATTCAGGAGACTGGCAAAGAGGCGATAGTGAAATTAGACTGTCTTAACGATACGCACTTGTAA